One genomic region from Gossypium hirsutum isolate 1008001.06 chromosome D13, Gossypium_hirsutum_v2.1, whole genome shotgun sequence encodes:
- the LOC107918332 gene encoding LOW QUALITY PROTEIN: syntaxin-related protein KNOLLE-like (The sequence of the model RefSeq protein was modified relative to this genomic sequence to represent the inferred CDS: deleted 2 bases in 1 codon), protein MNDLMTKSFMNYVDLKKEAMKDLEAGPDYDLEMSSTTNTMDQNLGLFLEEAEKVKQGMAVIRELLGKLQESNEESKSLHKPESLKALRNKINNDIVTVQKKARTIKAQLEEMDRANAANKRLSGTKKTLNYRTRIAVTNGLRNKLKELMMDFQGLRQKMMAEYKETVGRRYFTVTGENPDEETIEKIISDGSGGEGFLTRAVQEHGRGKVLETVVEIQDRHDAAKEIEKSLLELHQVFLDMAVMVEAQGEQMDDIEHHVMNASHYVKDGSKELNNAKRYQRSSRKWMCIGIILLLLIVLVIIIPIATSFSSS, encoded by the exons ATGAATGATCTGATGACCAAATCGTTTATGAACTATGTTGACCTCAAGAAAGAGGCAATGAAAGATCTTGAAGCTGGTCCAGACTATGATCTCGAAATGTCTTCCACTACAAACACCATGGACCAAAACCTTGGCCTGTTCCTTGAAGAAGCTGAGAAAGTGAAGCAAGGAATGGCAGTAATCCGAGAACTCTTGGGCAAGCTCCAAGAATCCAATGAAGAAAGCAAGTCACTTCACAAACCAGAGTCCTTGAAAGCTTTGCGGAACAAAATCAACAACGACATTGTCACAGTGCAAAAGAAAGCAAGGACCATCAAGGCTCAGCTTGAAGAAATGGACCGTGCCAATGCAGCTAATAAGCGCCTCTCGGGTACAAAGAAG ACCTTAAATTACAGGACCAGGATTGCAGTCACCAATGGCTTGCGTAACAAATTGAAGGAGCTGATGATGGATTTTCAAGGTTTGAGGCAAAAAATGATGGCTGAGTATAAGGAAACTGTGGGGAGAAGGTATTTTACTGTGACTGGAGAAAACCCAGATGAGGAAACAATCGAGAAAATCATTTCTGATGGCAGTGGCGGTGAGGGGTTCTTAACAAGGGCGGTTCAAGAACATGGGCGAGGGAAGGTGTTGGAGACGGTAGTTGAGATTCAAGATAGGCATGATGCTGCTAAAGAGATCGAAAAGAGCTTGCTGGAGTTGCACCAAGTGTTTTTGGACATGGCGGTGATGGTGGAGGCACAAGGGGAACAAATGGATGATATTGAACACCATGTGATGAATGCCAGCCATTATGTGAAAGATGGTTCTAAAGAGCTCAATAATGCGAAAAGGTACCAAAGGAGTAGCAGGAAATGGATGTGTATTGGGATCATTCTTTTGTTGTTGATTGTTCTTGTGATTATTATTCCAATTGCTACTAGCTTTAGTAGTTCTTGA
- the LOC107918333 gene encoding transcription factor MYB1 isoform X2: MGGVAWTEEEDYLLKKCIERYGEGKWHRIPVLAGLKRCRKSCRLRWLNYLRPNIKRGSFAAEEVNLIINLHSLLGNRLPGRTANDVKNYWNCHLSKKLNSAPQSEDDQTAAATTTASMKPRRPAHVSPNTQPETSVWAPFHDVQVNQQGQEVAAEEPGTLVGDLEFDEGGSSKWWDDFIFDMDLWTASL, translated from the exons ATGGGAGGGGTTGCTTGGACGGAAGAAGAAGATTATTTGCTAAAGAAATGTATAGAGCGGTATGGAGAAGGGAAGTGGCATCGAATACCTGTTTTGGCtg GGCTAAAGAGGTGCCGCAAGAGCTGCAGACTAAGATGGTTAAACTATCTACGCCCAAACATCAAAAGAGGGAGTTTTGCAGCAGAGGAAGTCAATCTCATCATTAACCTCCACAGCCTCCTCGGTAACAG ACTCCCTGGAAGAACCGCAAATGATGTTAAAAACTATTGGAACTGCCATCTCAGTAAAAAGCTCAACTCTGCTCCACAATCTGAAGATGACCAAACtgcagcagcaacaacaacagCCTCAATGAAACCCAGACGCCCAGCTCATGTATCTCCTAATACCCAACCAGAAACCAGCGTGTGGGCACCGTTTCACGACGTTCAAGTCAATCAGCAAGGCCAGGAAGTTGCAGCGGAGGAGCCTGGGACACTTGTGGGTGATTTGGAGTTTGATGAAGGCGGCAGCAGCAAATGGTGGGATGATTTCATCTTCGACATGGATTTATGGACTGCTTCTTTGTGA
- the LOC107918333 gene encoding transcription factor MYB114 isoform X1 gives MGGVAWTEEEDYLLKKCIERYGEGKWHRIPVLAGLKRCRKSCRLRWLNYLRPNIKRGSFAAEEVNLIINLHSLLGNRWSLIAGRLPGRTANDVKNYWNCHLSKKLNSAPQSEDDQTAAATTTASMKPRRPAHVSPNTQPETSVWAPFHDVQVNQQGQEVAAEEPGTLVGDLEFDEGGSSKWWDDFIFDMDLWTASL, from the exons ATGGGAGGGGTTGCTTGGACGGAAGAAGAAGATTATTTGCTAAAGAAATGTATAGAGCGGTATGGAGAAGGGAAGTGGCATCGAATACCTGTTTTGGCtg GGCTAAAGAGGTGCCGCAAGAGCTGCAGACTAAGATGGTTAAACTATCTACGCCCAAACATCAAAAGAGGGAGTTTTGCAGCAGAGGAAGTCAATCTCATCATTAACCTCCACAGCCTCCTCGGTAACAG GTGGTCCCTAATTGCTGGAAGACTCCCTGGAAGAACCGCAAATGATGTTAAAAACTATTGGAACTGCCATCTCAGTAAAAAGCTCAACTCTGCTCCACAATCTGAAGATGACCAAACtgcagcagcaacaacaacagCCTCAATGAAACCCAGACGCCCAGCTCATGTATCTCCTAATACCCAACCAGAAACCAGCGTGTGGGCACCGTTTCACGACGTTCAAGTCAATCAGCAAGGCCAGGAAGTTGCAGCGGAGGAGCCTGGGACACTTGTGGGTGATTTGGAGTTTGATGAAGGCGGCAGCAGCAAATGGTGGGATGATTTCATCTTCGACATGGATTTATGGACTGCTTCTTTGTGA